The Nomascus leucogenys isolate Asia chromosome 16, Asia_NLE_v1, whole genome shotgun sequence genome includes a region encoding these proteins:
- the LRRCC1 gene encoding leucine-rich repeat and coiled-coil domain-containing protein 1 isoform X3, with protein sequence MNCNRKMKPPYLKELYVSSSLANCSMLQESEKPKTEIIKVDQSHSEDNTYQSLVEQLDQEREKRWRAEQAENKLMDYIDELHKHANEKEDIHSLALVTTDRLKEIIFRERNSKRQLEVMVHKLQSEIKKLTVELMKAKDQQEDHLKHLRTLEKALEKMERQKRQQQAAQVRLIQEVELKASAADREIHLLRTSLHREREQVQQLHELLALKEQEHRKELETREVFTDAEFQDAVAKEIAKEEKKHEQVIKEYQEKIDVLSQQYMDLENEFRIALTVEAKRFQDVKDGFENVATELAKSKHALIWAQRKENESSSLIKDLTCMVKEQKTKLEEVSKLKQETAANLQNQINTLEILIEDDKQKSIQIELLKHEKVQLISELAAKESLIFGLRTERKVWGHELAQQGSSLAQNRGKLEAQIESLSRENECLRKTNESDSDALRIKCKIIDDQTETIRKLKDCLQEKDEHIKRLQEKITEIEKCTQEQLDEKSSQLDEVLEKLERHNERKEKLKQQLKGKEVELEEIRKAYSTLNQKWHDKGELLCHLETQVKEVKEKFENKEKKLKAERDKSIELQKNAIEKLHSMDNAFKKQVDAIVEAHQAEIAQLANEKQKCIDSANLKVHQIEKEMRELLEETCKNKKTMEAKIKQLAFALNEIQQDM encoded by the exons TTGTAATCGTAAAATGAAACCACCTTACCTTAAAGAATTATATGTAAGCTCATCTTTAGCAAACTGTTCTATGTTACAAGAATCAGAAAAGCcaaagactgaaataattaaagTAGACCAAAGTCACTCAGAAGACAACACTTACCAG tcCCTTGTTGAACAGCTAGaccaagagagagagaagagatggaGAGCTGAGCAAGCTGAAAATAAACTCATGGATTATATTGATGAGCTCCATAAACATGcaaatgaaaaagaggatatTCATAGTCTGGCTCTAGTTACCACAGAtag gctaaaggaaattatttttagagagagaaaTTCCAAAAGACAACTCGAAGTTATGGTTCACAAACttcaaagtgaaattaaaaaactGACTGTTGAACTAATGAAAGCAAAAGATCAACAAGAGGATCACCTTAAACACTTAAGAACCCTCGAAAAAGCATTAGAAAAAATGGAGAGACAAAAAAGGCAGCAGCAGGCAGCACAG GTAAGACTGATCCAAGAGGTGGAACTCAAAGCTTCAGCTGCTGATAGAGAAATACACTTACTTAGAACTTCCCTTCATCGAGAAAGGGAACAAGTGCAACAACTTCATGAACTTCTTGCATTGAAAGAACAGGAACACAG GAAGGAACTTGAAACAAGGGAGGTTTTTACTGATGCTGAGTTCCAGGATGCCGTAGCTAAAGAAATagccaaagaagagaaaaagcatgAGCAAGTGATAAAAGAATACCAAGAGAAAATTGACGTATTAAGCCAGCAGTATATGGATTTAGAAAATGAATTCCGTATTGCTTTAACTGTTGAAGCCAAAAGATTTCAAGAT GTTAAAGATGGTTTTGAAAATGTTGCAACTGAGTTAGCAAAGAGCAAACATGCTCTTATTTGGGCTCAACGAAAAGAAAATGAGTCTTCCTCTTTAATTAAAGATCTGACCTGTATGGTaaaggaacaaaaaacaaaactggaagaagttTCTAAATTGAAACAAGAAACAGCAGCAAATTTACAG AATCAAATCAACACCCTTGAAATTTTAATTGAAGATGACAAGCAGAAGAGTATTCAAATAGAACTTCTCAAGCACGAAAAAGTCCAGCTTATTTCTGAGCTAGCAGCCAAGGAATCACTAATATTTGGTTtaaggacagaaagaaaagtaTGGGGACATGAGCTGGCACAACAAG GATCTTCTCTAGCACAAAATCGTGGAAAATTGGAGGCTCAAATTGAGAGTTTATCTAGAGAGAATGAATGTCTGCGAAAGACAAATGAAAGTGATAGTGATGCATTAAGAATAAAGTGCAAAATCATAGACGACCAAACTGAAactattagaaaattaaaagat tgtTTACAAGAAAAAGATGAACACATCAAAAGATTACAAGAAAagatcacagaaatagaaaaatgcacTCAAGAACAACTTGATGAAAAATCTTCACAACTGGATGAGGTACTTGAGAAGTTGGAAAGgcacaatgaaagaaaagaaaaactaaaacaacagttgaaaggaaaggaagtagaacttgaagaaatcagaaaagctTACAG TACACTGAATCAGAAGTGGCATGATAAAGGAGAACTTCTATGTCATCTTGAAACACAAgtaaaagaagtgaaagaaaaatttgaaaacaaggaaaagaaacttAAAGCGGAAAGAGACAAAAGTATTGAACTACAAAA gAATGCAATAGAAAAACTTCATAGTATGGATAATGCCTTTAAAAAACAAGTTGATGCAATTGTTGAAGCTCATCAAGCTGAAATAGCACAACTGGCAAATGAAAAGCAGAAGTGTATTGATTCTGCAAATTTAAAG GTCCatcaaattgaaaaagaaatgcgTGAACTTTTGGAAGAAACatgcaagaacaaaaaaacaatggaagcaaaaattaagcaacttgcttttgctttaaaTGAAATTCAGCAAGATATGTGA